A genome region from Flavobacterium sp. CFS9 includes the following:
- a CDS encoding DUF1629 domain-containing protein, which yields MNYYSIEHSMNKKILGHYPQIKEIIHHCAVWEDPRFIDRFSFEKININPIISNPVLYQNSNLTDLIDVRGEIGFLSKILISGKLKSILEKRRTTGFDFFKIPVFYREKIIEDYYILNVYEDNNNFIDINKCRVQYHKKADDYKFTYNTNTEYLTFENFDSFNSLLDVAIKNNESFFIDKIILKDSINEDFFLLRYVESGVKYVVSEKLKQEIEDAGCTGIEFQPIELSTIEWLHGGEREKIYGKA from the coding sequence ATGAATTATTACTCTATTGAGCATTCAATGAATAAAAAAATATTAGGTCATTATCCTCAGATAAAAGAAATCATTCATCATTGTGCTGTTTGGGAAGATCCACGATTTATTGATAGATTCAGTTTTGAAAAGATTAATATCAATCCAATCATTTCTAATCCCGTTTTATATCAAAATTCTAACTTAACCGACTTAATAGATGTTAGAGGAGAGATTGGTTTTTTATCCAAAATCCTAATAAGTGGTAAACTAAAATCTATATTAGAAAAAAGAAGGACTACTGGTTTCGATTTTTTTAAAATACCAGTCTTCTATCGAGAAAAAATCATTGAAGATTATTATATTCTAAATGTGTATGAGGACAATAATAATTTTATTGATATCAATAAGTGTAGAGTTCAGTATCATAAAAAAGCAGATGATTATAAGTTTACTTACAATACAAATACTGAATATTTAACATTCGAAAATTTTGACAGTTTTAATTCTCTTCTAGATGTAGCTATTAAGAATAATGAGTCTTTTTTTATTGATAAAATCATTTTAAAAGATAGCATAAATGAAGATTTTTTTCTACTACGATATGTTGAAAGTGGAGTAAAATATGTTGTTTCTGAAAAGTTAAAGCAAGAAATAGAAGATGCAGGTTGTACCGGTATAGAATTTCAGCCTATAGAGTTATCAACAATTGAATGGCTGCATGGAGGAGAACGAGAAAAAATATACGGTAAAGCGTGA
- a CDS encoding c-type cytochrome, with protein sequence MKKILFLSAVLAFASCKKETAETPVETTTEAYSEGETAKAKTPEEFGKQIFEGQGNCFSCHQPDKKVIGPSIQEIAKIYKDKNGDIITFLKGNADPIVDPSQFAVMKTNFPVTQAMSDEELKAIETYIYSHLK encoded by the coding sequence ATGAAAAAAATACTATTCTTATCAGCCGTTTTAGCGTTTGCATCCTGTAAAAAAGAAACTGCAGAAACACCAGTTGAAACTACAACAGAAGCCTATTCAGAAGGAGAAACAGCCAAAGCCAAAACTCCGGAAGAATTTGGAAAACAAATTTTTGAAGGACAGGGAAATTGTTTCTCCTGTCATCAGCCGGACAAAAAAGTAATTGGTCCAAGCATTCAGGAAATAGCCAAAATATATAAAGACAAAAATGGAGACATTATTACTTTTCTGAAAGGAAATGCTGATCCAATTGTTGATCCGAGTCAGTTTGCTGTTATGAAGACTAATTTTCCGGTAACACAGGCTATGTCGGATGAAGAGCTAAAAGCAATTGAAACCTATATTTACAGCCATTTAAAGTAA
- a CDS encoding GyrI-like domain-containing protein: MEQKLNVIGISIRTTNENGQSGTDIPALWNRFMSEGILQKIPNKTSNAIYCVYTDYEKDYTRPYTTILGCVVENLNDIPEGMVAKTISGVHYQKFTAKGNLADGIVIKEWMKIWNSDLDRLYTEDFEIYGEQAQNPEDAIVDIFIAIS, translated from the coding sequence ATGGAACAAAAACTCAATGTTATTGGTATCTCAATAAGAACGACTAACGAAAATGGCCAATCGGGAACAGATATTCCGGCACTTTGGAATCGATTTATGTCAGAAGGAATTCTTCAAAAAATTCCCAATAAAACAAGTAATGCGATCTATTGTGTCTATACGGACTATGAAAAGGATTATACGCGTCCTTATACCACGATACTGGGCTGTGTAGTAGAAAATCTAAATGATATTCCGGAAGGAATGGTTGCCAAAACAATCTCCGGAGTTCATTACCAAAAATTTACAGCCAAAGGCAATCTGGCCGATGGCATTGTGATTAAGGAATGGATGAAAATTTGGAACTCAGATTTAGACAGACTTTATACCGAAGATTTTGAAATTTACGGAGAACAGGCTCAAAATCCTGAAGATGCGATAGTAGATATATTTATTGCGATCTCATAA
- a CDS encoding AHH domain-containing protein — translation MKKLFKYALAFVFLALTSCEKDSNEPHQTKTESSVPFEKKLINANELPADIQQDINTDETKNSSKSGNTETLNEPIFMMYDIVSMTDDKNITNYSISFFYPDTPENVYYNLVINVLPTGESKKYVFKYICNPEDYENFKAHHFNFKYFDGTTEISQVSYNTTGKFTSKSSAGDDPCAKIFIPSSSDPKSNPAAGGGSGGGGNLPSGGFNTSVPGYNSPPSSGGYKGGGDGSSGHDHSNCYGSNGQYWYYAGDVRPPHPHTSKSAAPCPEVTPPTGYVPVNTMPLIKILGAQLNLSIAQIAFLRNRPDTMNIIGSYLNSNNFSDEAKSFCKEMIDIVKQDVTVDNNALIFTLSAKAQNKIYYDLDNVFLLSVDEYMDADISNIYNTDPDLIIYFGQHHIEKMVRLKKINPEWSYLKCYWEASKEVVHITLDVFGTVPVVGELADVTNGALYLIEGDGVNATLSMASAIPLAGWAAVSTKYAIKFKEVSVIATKVKLVWKVTGDVITFGSRGQLRKVLGLAVGDLRQAHHIIPWNKQSKEVIQKASKSKHAFHMNEELNGIALSTTVHNGSHAHYDNLIQEHLDRIKPNATPDEAYEKVMEILNKVRTAIRNNPGVHLNQLNF, via the coding sequence ATGAAAAAGCTATTTAAGTACGCCTTAGCGTTTGTTTTTCTTGCCTTGACAAGTTGCGAAAAAGATTCAAATGAACCACATCAAACCAAAACAGAATCATCGGTTCCTTTTGAAAAGAAACTCATTAATGCCAATGAACTTCCGGCAGACATTCAGCAAGACATCAACACTGATGAAACAAAAAACAGTTCAAAATCCGGTAATACTGAAACTCTAAACGAGCCAATATTTATGATGTATGATATTGTAAGTATGACTGACGATAAGAACATCACCAATTACAGTATTAGCTTCTTTTATCCAGACACTCCTGAAAATGTGTATTACAATCTGGTTATAAATGTACTGCCAACGGGAGAAAGTAAAAAATACGTTTTTAAATATATTTGTAATCCAGAGGATTATGAAAATTTTAAAGCACACCATTTTAATTTCAAATATTTTGATGGTACTACCGAGATAAGTCAGGTTAGTTACAATACTACTGGAAAATTTACCTCGAAGTCCAGTGCAGGAGACGATCCATGTGCTAAAATCTTTATTCCTTCATCATCAGATCCAAAGAGTAATCCAGCCGCAGGTGGAGGAAGCGGAGGTGGCGGAAATCTCCCATCAGGAGGATTCAACACAAGCGTTCCGGGATACAACTCCCCTCCAAGCAGTGGCGGTTATAAAGGTGGTGGCGATGGCAGTTCCGGTCACGATCATTCTAACTGTTATGGCAGTAACGGACAATATTGGTATTATGCCGGTGATGTTCGCCCACCGCATCCTCATACTTCAAAAAGTGCTGCACCTTGTCCCGAAGTAACTCCACCAACCGGATATGTACCGGTAAATACAATGCCATTGATTAAAATTTTAGGTGCTCAGCTAAACCTATCTATAGCTCAGATCGCTTTTTTAAGAAATCGTCCCGACACGATGAATATTATTGGCAGTTATTTAAATTCAAATAACTTCTCTGATGAAGCCAAAAGTTTTTGCAAAGAAATGATTGACATCGTTAAACAAGATGTCACAGTAGATAATAATGCACTCATTTTTACCTTAAGCGCCAAAGCCCAAAACAAGATTTATTATGATTTAGATAATGTTTTTTTGTTGTCCGTAGATGAATACATGGATGCAGATATATCCAATATTTATAATACAGATCCAGATTTGATAATTTATTTTGGGCAACACCATATTGAAAAAATGGTACGTTTAAAAAAAATTAATCCAGAATGGAGTTATCTAAAGTGTTATTGGGAAGCCAGTAAAGAAGTCGTTCATATTACACTGGATGTCTTTGGTACAGTGCCTGTAGTTGGAGAGTTGGCAGATGTAACAAATGGCGCTTTGTATCTTATTGAAGGCGATGGTGTTAATGCTACTTTAAGTATGGCTAGTGCAATTCCTTTAGCAGGATGGGCTGCTGTATCTACGAAGTATGCTATTAAATTTAAAGAAGTTAGCGTAATAGCTACAAAGGTAAAATTAGTTTGGAAAGTTACTGGAGATGTTATTACTTTTGGATCAAGAGGTCAACTACGAAAAGTTTTAGGATTAGCGGTTGGAGATTTACGACAAGCCCATCATATTATACCTTGGAATAAACAATCAAAAGAGGTTATACAAAAAGCATCTAAGTCCAAACATGCTTTTCATATGAACGAAGAATTAAATGGAATAGCATTAAGTACAACTGTTCATAATGGGAGTCATGCCCATTATGATAATTTAATTCAAGAACATCTTGATAGAATAAAGCCAAATGCAACACCTGATGAAGCATATGAAAAAGTAATGGAAATTTTAAATAAAGTAAGAACCGCCATTAGAAACAATCCTGGAGTACATCTTAATCAATTAAATTTTTAA